The segment gcaaaaattaaaaatgtacctACCGAAACATACCATGTTAATGAGCTTAATACAAAACTGCGtgataatatgatatatgaaaataaatcttatagtACGACAAATTATGAGAGAGGCATGGAGCAACATGCTATCAATTCTACACAAGAAGAATCCTTAAGAGCAACagagaaaacaaataaaattaagacgAGTAATATagacaaaaattcaaaatcgGTAGCAATACAGAAACAAGATCAGGAAATACAAGATATTCCAacgtgcaaaatattttcttcattgaAATTTTCTGTCACaggaataataaatgatagtGTCGATAAATTGTcagtatcaaataaatttagttttgataaaaatttaattgaggAAGATAGTACTGTCACTAATAAAGATGGTTTAGATAACAAAAAGATGACAAATGAAACTATTGTAGATTCTAACAATGTACCACATCAATGTTTTATCAAGAAAGAGATTGAGAATGCAAAGCGCAACACAAGATTAAACATGTTTTCAGCTACATGTGATCAGCATATGCAAACGAATTTGGAAACTGaagtaaagaatataaataaagatttagttacaaaaatgagagaaaataatGTGAAATCCATACAAGCAGAAAATGAGAAAGAGCATTATGATAAGATGCCTGTCATAAAATCTCAAAGAAATGATAATCAACACATTAGAATGTCAATGAACGCTCACAATAatcaattgcaaaataatgcaCACAATAAGTGGTACAAAGCTCATAAACAAAAAGGTAGGGAATTTGAGAAAAAGACAATACCTGAAGACAAGGTCTTGCGTTCCTCTAACATTACTGATTTAGTAATGGAAGGTTTAATGTTCACTATACGACAAGATCAGGATAGCATAGCCGTCATTGaacaaaaaactaaattagAAGTGGATGAAGTATTAGAAAATTCTGAGAAAGTTGAAACAAAAGCTGGAGAAAAGTGTTTGCTAAATTCAAGCTTACTGCGACTGGAAAACCTGGTGACTATGATCGATTCCTCACATGATAAGAACAAACATCGTAAAATTAGTAATGCGATTAACGGTAATGTGTATTCATCATcgtttaatattcttaataataattctatacataatttagatgttaattttatagataaaagaCTGGATAAATCAAGTGTTCCTAGTTACGATAATCTTAACACTATGAGTTATTTAACTCCATATAAATCCCGATGGCAGTATTTCTCCTCTAATATTAAGAATGGCGACAGTTGCTCAGTAAGCGGAAACACTGTTGAAAAAAGCAACCAATTGATAGAATGGCAAAGTGGCAATGaacaaaataggaaaaataaatataatataagcgaaatggaaaaagaagaagaggatatttccaacatttttcttcaatcttcaatattttcatctGACAAAACAAATGCAGGTTTGCAAAATAAAGACTTACTGATGaatgatacaaatattaaacgGTCAGGTAAATGTGATACATCTATAAAGAGACACAGTTCTCTGCCATCGTTCTGTTCATCATCAAGTCCAAGTAAAATGACTAGCAAAGAGATTTCTACAATTTCTGAGCAGTCTGCAGACTCGGATAAATTGTCTCGACAGAAGGCAAAGCTTCCAAGAATAATTTCTGATAAAGTTATCACCGTTGAACAAATACCGCTGGCTTTGCAAAACATTGTACATACGTACAGAAAACGTCGATTTTCCTCAACAACCAACAATGAAGAATGTAAACAGCAAAATACTATGACATTAACGGGAAATGTAATTTCCGATACAGTTTCATCGgataataaatgcataaattcACACACTGCGAATAATTCGTCGTTCATCAAGTTAGCAGATTCTGAAGGAATGAAAAGCAAGAAGAACAAATCCTGTATAACgattaataagaatattcaAGAGACTGCTACATGTGCGAAGAACatacaagaaaaaaacaatgatattCATCAACACACTTCACGAAGAAATTCATCGTCAAAGCATGGCTCACCGAGAAAATTGCAAGATATCACAGACGACTTTTATTATGATTTGCTGCATGTACATAACAAAGACAATGCTATTCAGCAGAGATGTCTTAGACAAAGACGAAGATCTCTGAACAATCTCAACGatactaaaaataacaatatacgcatagaaatgttaaaatttattcaggACATCACAGAAGGTGCTAAAGTGGTGGTGAAACGGTTAAATATAGAGAGAAAGGAGACagtaaattcaatttgttaaagaaaaaaatctattagcaatatatatgtatattaaaaacttgGTATCGGAAGATTCATGAGGAAATAGTAATGAGTTTATTGTACACATCTTACACTATCATCAATATTACAGGTATTCTCTGAATTAactaaattgtaaaaaagaaaatttttatttttatgtttgcaaTCGACTGCTTATTTGGATAACTcttattctaatttaataaataaatatattattgtcattAATATGATTATGTACAAAATCTATTACATTTagattagaaatattaaataaaatctttttatatggcaatatgtatattttacaaagtacTGTGTTATGTCAGCATAATTTTTGGGTGCAGTTCCGAATAGGTGAAACGCCCGATTGTTTTGAAACTCcactattttatgtagtttggcgcgctgattacgaatatgataatgaaaatcgccgactaggtcattttcaaggtcaaaacaaggtcagaaaaagtgaaaaaatatcacttttttgagattatttcaagaaatattgatgtaacaaaaaaaagtttcaaataaaagttgtgtagttcttgtaaaaatacatcatttatgtcctatgcattttttgtgtaaaactgataattttcgagaaaattgacgttaaagattaaaaactttggtaagtAGGATGAAACACGGGGGGTTTGGGGGGCGGAGCCCCCCGAGGGGAAAATGGGTGCAGGCGGGGAGGGGGGTGCAGGGGGGAGGGGCTCCGCCCCTCCCGCCGCCTATTACATAGCTAGTGTCTATTATAGaagttgaaaataactttcaaacacAATATGCTCTACCTTGCGTAGGGGTtttgctaatcttttcagtatcaaatatttttaatatattgtagactcattaTACCTTTAGTAAggcgaagatttaattcatataaactttctacgcgcacacaccttgcgttggggtcttgctaatctttcctgtatttaaaatttttagtatatagtagactcatcatacttttagtaaggcaaagatttaattcatataaactttctgcgcgcacacaccttgcgttggggttttgctaatcttttcagtatctagtatttttagtatattgtagactcattagatttttagcaaggcaaagatttaataaatatacataaattgtatacgCACACACGCCGCTACATTTTTGAACGGCATGCGCATGCAAGCTGAGGCCTACctgtttaccaaagtttttaatctttaacgtcaattttctcgaaaattatcagttttacacaaaaaatgcatagaacataaataatgtatttttacaagaactacaacttttatttaaaacatttgtttgttacgtcaatatttattgaaataatgttaaaaagtgatattttttcagtttttttggaattttgaccttgaaaatgaccttgtcggcgattttcattattatattcgtaatcagcgcgccaaaatacataaaatagtgcagtttaaaaaaaatcgggCGTTTCACCTATTCGGAATTTtatcctaattttttttatcatttttgttatGCCTCCAACCTAGCTCCTTAAGTAAGGTTTTTTAGCATTAACcatttttacattatcttATAATCAGTGTTCTGCTCTTATAATCCTTTACACGTACTTTGTTCTATCTGACCAGCCTTATCATATtaggtttgttctttattgctGCACTGAtaactaatatatattatatattagataaACTACTTGAGGTGTCCCCCGccgattttatcaattttgcaatatgTTGTAGTTGACTAAAATATAAGCgagacgtatttttttatctgcggaaaaacaattttagaaataactCCTCAAAATAGGTGTCGAGTGCCGATTTGGTTCGTTTCATATAGAAGAATGCAATCTTTTTGAACGAATCCAATTGGAAAATGTGTGTCATAAGGAGGGATGAAAAACACAATTTGGTCAATTTGATTAATCCAATTTTAAGGGGTAAATCACCcctataaatttcaaaaaaattcgcCTAACAAGGCTAAGTTCGAGccaaaaaatctgaaaaaaattaagtttacgTATTTTTgcgtttctttaaaaaatcaaatttttggaAGTTTCCATCCttaaacacattttatttcgtttatatGAGATGTAATTTTTGCGAACAAAActcattaaaaatgatttgccacagacaaataaaaaatttacatttcgcTCCATTTAACCATTCAATGTTACGGGGGTAAATCATCCCTAAATATGACTATGATTATCCAAAAGTAAATGTAcggaaatatatgaaaatgcaCTCCGTAGCAAgcaatattaaagtatataacGATTGATGTACGAAAAATTCCAAGAAAACAATGTATTCAAGAATATTGCAGGATCAAAATGTAATCAAAgcagatttaaaatatcaccaatttataaattgtcacGTTATATTTCCATAAATACTTGCATTATTAtgaatacaataatttacatGTGAATTAGTTTTCAAAGCTAGAACAATAATAAGTCATCGAAAAAATGTTTGAGACACAAAGATTTTTTACACCATGATCGAATAATAGCAACGTTTGTGCAGGCTTCAATTTCGCAATGCGTGTTAGAAAAATCTCCGAAACTAAAATTAACAGGATTTTCGAATGGTGAGAAGACATtggtgaaaataatttattaataacacaaaaatttataaatgataaggtctggccaagttccaaaaaagacactccaatatgtttatattttaataattatctaaatttttaatatattaccaacataaaaagtaactgatacattatttaaggtgcaaattcaaaataaacatacataaaatatacataaaacgtataaataaaactgatcaaaatttgattctagAAAGTAAATGATATGTTATTCTTACTAAgagaacgttcacaagtgtcccctcccgatttgattctccttgaaatatgttgtaaaacatacaatttgaggagacacgtatttttttatagcggcgttaactcaaatttaaggggtgaaacactcttttgaaaaaaacgggttttttctttgtgtgtaactatcgccaaaaccgtaggaaatataaaaaaatgtttcaaatagaagttgtatggcttgtaatgggctttataactgtgtagttggattttcaaaaaattaattttttttaatttacccttaccccttgttattattttttcaaatttcaaaatttttgtaatgacaaaagttgtagcattttttacgctgaattcaaccatatatgattttattatgttccaaaatcgcatctttcaaaaatgagtcatcagtatcacactatatgcgtcgcgctgcatgacgcatcgcTTATACCCAGGGTCGGATGTACGATTTTGTGGCCCCTAAGCTATGATCTTAAGGAGGCCCCctcttattaacaaaaaatatatttttttaaatcttttctataCTAAAGAGGCCCCCTTATAATGTGAGGCCCCTAAGCTGTAGCTTATCTAGCTTATGTGTAGATCCGGCACTgcttataccgcacttgtattgtgcaatagtcgttaaataaatataaaaatgatatgttATCACGTAtttgaggaagaaaagttaactaaaattgttgctaaagcatccctttCACATTACACTCTAATAGATAATCGCTacatttcgtgcgcagcgcgttgtcatatacaagttagctatcagcgcatattacactttgaagtttcgCTTGTAGTGACtacggaaaaataatttatgaaacgaaaacagtgaataaATCAATCTTTTCAACATATATTCACTTTGACTCTACCCTCTTGGtccgacttgactgacaatgaattgaaatataaaattctgtacagtttactctttttcaataattttaatatactgcgatatattctacatactattacattctattaaattactacgatttttttaaactatggtatataaaatcttgaaatataaaatgtatatcataagtataattataatatatacaataaataagcttttaatatatatatatatatggggcattctttctTAACTTTACATCCATGCTGctcattttctatttgatctaaaaattttttaaaaaatcttaaaatttacagaaaaatgtaagcttttcaatggcgcgtggcaaaattatcaaattcaattggatcatacttaaaatttcagaaaaccgaaaaaaaataataaaaacggtaattattcaagtgtagcgattattcattcgacgtttttctcttccaattaacactttcgagtactctACTTATTTGTGCACTGTCACATGAatctaaactaaaatggcggatttaatatggccgccaaaaatttaaaaaatttaagaaattaactgatttttataaaacttggtatcaagGGGTTTTTCGGGTTACTGTATACGAGTCTAAagttatcttttgaaaatacaaaatggcggatctaatatggccaccaaaacattttgaaaatttttagaaattaacgaatttttataatacttggtaTCAGGGACTTTTTCGGGTTGCTAATAACAAATCTGAAGtcgcatttcgaaaatttaaaatggcggatctaatatggcaactaagaatttgaaaaatttttaaaagtaagggagttttataaaatttgaacagagagtTTTACGGCCAgctaaatacaaatcttaagtcggatttcgaaaactgaaaatgtcAGATCTAACATAaagaccaaaaatattgaaaatttaggaaattgacagatttttataaaacttgatactaGAAATACCTCTGATTCTGATGTCGCCTGAGTTCTTACCCCctactttttgaaatcttgataTGAAAAAGTCGAACTGTTACCAGCATTGGAATATCTCTTAATcaccatttctttgttgattgggacgaaacaaagattttaaatagGTCCATCGTTTTTCCGCTTCAGTAGCGGTATATAAACCTACAAcacataatgtaattaaaaaatatatttaaatgtgtaatacttgttttatatatacatatgtgtgcgtgtgtgtttgCTTATATACAGAAAAccttgcaaataaatatatatataagtaaataaatataaataaatatataaataaataaatataaatactaccTTTCAAACGTACGCTGACTTCTTGCCATAAGCTGTCTTTTTGTTTCCTTCCTCGCTCTTTCACCGGTATGCGAAAATCATATAATGCTGGTCTTTCTTTTACTGCacttattaaatctttatctAGTTTATCGATATCAATGTGTTCCTCAAgattttcatcaatattttctttctcgtaGGTACTTTCTTCAATAGTGCTATTTCCACCAGTCTCATTCTCTACAtgccaattaattaaattaatgacagttcttaattaattaaatgaatgacagttcttaaaaaataaataatagtttgttGAATATATTGCCTCTTTTGTAGACACAAATATACGTACCATttctaaaaagatttttatccttatccattaataattctttacacTTTCCAAAGCAACCATGTGAAATCTGTCCACTTTTATCACGCCAAATAATCCAGCCACAATATCCACATTTGAATTTCTcctaatcaataaaatatattacatacaattgtatctgttttttaaatttctattatatattataagaacaaCTTAACCTAATCTATTTTATGAGTTTcatgttaaataattgaatttatgtgAAAACATACAtagtgttttaatatatatattttatttttatacaataataacgTACCGATGACGacattgctttttatttccttcCAACAGCTTCCAAAATGCACGTACGTTGCAAAACGAATAAACAAACGGACACTTCGCGAATTTTTCATGTCGATAGGTTAGAAATTTTTCCGTTCCGTAACAGTTCCGTGCCATGGGGAACCCAGTGGTTAAAAAGCGGAACGGAATTGAAACGGAATCATTCTGATTGGCTACTTTCCATCTAGTTTCTTTTCCGCTACTGTTCCGTTCCGCTATTTCTTCCTTCGTCGGGATGCACccttacgggttctatgtgacgccggccttatggcattctacgttatcaactcttaagattaagattaagaccgaagcataaaccggccatAAATTCTACGCTTTTTCcaacataaataaatgtaatattgaaatgttctttaattatttttgcgtaATTCATAGATTTTAAATGTCGCatcttgaaattttgaagGACTGGTTgtttcagtaaaaaattagttttattttcccATTGagaaatcatatatttttggtAACGTACAGATAAagtaaatgcaatatttaaaaaattttttattttatgaactaAATCTTTGAAATAACCATTTTTACTTTCAAACCGCATTGTCCAGTAAGCTCGCGGAGGactcattttctttattatcgcAGGATAATGAGTAATTAAATGATCTTTAGGTGTTAAACAAATACAATATTGttcgattaataatttatgatgttcttttattgtaatttctaATTCGTTCAgcatattaaaagtaattttta is part of the Linepithema humile isolate Giens D197 chromosome 3, Lhum_UNIL_v1.0, whole genome shotgun sequence genome and harbors:
- the LOC136998859 gene encoding uncharacterized protein, encoding MSSSEKFKCGYCGWIIWRDKSGQISHGCFGKCKELLMDKDKNLFRNENETGGNSTIEESTYEKENIDENLEEHIDIDKLDKDLISAVKERPALYDFRIPVKERGRKQKDSLWQEVSVRLKGLYTATEAEKRWTYLKSLFRPNQQRNGD
- the LOC105667547 gene encoding uncharacterized protein isoform X1 — protein: MPGIHLRAFSHFDWLDSEKESLLTIPGSYWLCHKKNIYKFIFRYHRTIRNTVKFLYGRELLKIIRRIIKCHPTQGQQFSTQHLLVTYNCTSWTRQDKMFAILKFQQRTNAAAFSYAFVLTISICSSSESLLFDLKYPKVDDADTEKKGSKTVICATEKFSSKKISLCQNKKDHISKFNDDTLNKASKLIVNSNLQDNNIQNSINFHDNLDAKIKNVPTETYHVNELNTKLRDNMIYENKSYSTTNYERGMEQHAINSTQEESLRATEKTNKIKTSNIDKNSKSVAIQKQDQEIQDIPTCKIFSSLKFSVTGIINDSVDKLSVSNKFSFDKNLIEEDSTVTNKDGLDNKKMTNETIVDSNNVPHQCFIKKEIENAKRNTRLNMFSATCDQHMQTNLETEVKNINKDLVTKMRENNVKSIQAENEKEHYDKMPVIKSQRNDNQHIRMSMNAHNNQLQNNAHNKWYKAHKQKGREFEKKTIPEDKVLRSSNITDLVMEGLMFTIRQDQDSIAVIEQKTKLEVDEVLENSEKVETKAGEKCLLNSSLLRLENLVTMIDSSHDKNKHRKISNAINGNVYSSSFNILNNNSIHNLDVNFIDKRLDKSSVPSYDNLNTMSYLTPYKSRWQYFSSNIKNGDSCSVSGNTVEKSNQLIEWQSGNEQNRKNKYNISEMEKEEEDISNIFLQSSIFSSDKTNAGLQNKDLLMNDTNIKRSGKCDTSIKRHSSLPSFCSSSSPSKMTSKEISTISEQSADSDKLSRQKAKLPRIISDKVITVEQIPLALQNIVHTYRKRRFSSTTNNEECKQQNTMTLTGNVISDTVSSDNKCINSHTANNSSFIKLADSEGMKSKKNKSCITINKNIQETATCAKNIQEKNNDIHQHTSRRNSSSKHGSPRKLQDITDDFYYDLLHVHNKDNAIQQRCLRQRRRSLNNLNDTKNNNIRIEMLKFIQDITEGAKVVVKRLNIERKETVNSIC
- the LOC105667547 gene encoding uncharacterized protein isoform X2 translates to MPGIHLRAFSHFDWLDSEKESLLTIPGSYWLCHKKNIYKFIFRYHRTIRNTVKFLYGRELLKIIRRIIKCHPTQGQQFSTQHLLVTYNCTSWTRQDKMFAILKFQQRTNAAAFSYAFVLTISICSSSESLLFDLKYPKVDDADTEKKGSKTVICATEKFSSKKISLCQNKKDHISKFNDDTLNKASKLIVNSNLQDNNIQNSINFHDNLDAKIKNVPTETYHVNELNTKLRDNMIYENKSYSTTNYERGMEQHAINSTQEESLRATEKTNKIKTSNIDKNSKSVAIQKQDQEIQDIPTCKIFSSLKFSVTGIINDSVDKLSVSNKFSFDKNLIEEDSTVTNKDGLDNKKMTNETIVDSNNVPHQCFIKKEIENAKRNTRLNMFSATCDQHMQTNLETEVKNINKDLVTKMRENNVKSIQAENEKEHYDKMPVIKSQRNDNQHIRMSMNAHNNQLQNNAHNKWYKAHKQKGREFEKKTIPEDKVLRSSNITDLVMEGLMFTIRQDQDSIAVIEQKTKLEVDEVLENSEKVETKAGEKCLLNSSLLRLENLVTMIDSSHDKNKHRKISNAINDKRLDKSSVPSYDNLNTMSYLTPYKSRWQYFSSNIKNGDSCSVSGNTVEKSNQLIEWQSGNEQNRKNKYNISEMEKEEEDISNIFLQSSIFSSDKTNAGLQNKDLLMNDTNIKRSGKCDTSIKRHSSLPSFCSSSSPSKMTSKEISTISEQSADSDKLSRQKAKLPRIISDKVITVEQIPLALQNIVHTYRKRRFSSTTNNEECKQQNTMTLTGNVISDTVSSDNKCINSHTANNSSFIKLADSEGMKSKKNKSCITINKNIQETATCAKNIQEKNNDIHQHTSRRNSSSKHGSPRKLQDITDDFYYDLLHVHNKDNAIQQRCLRQRRRSLNNLNDTKNNNIRIEMLKFIQDITEGAKVVVKRLNIERKETVNSIC